The following are encoded together in the Geobacter sulfurreducens PCA genome:
- the lon gene encoding endopeptidase La codes for MSESVSISVPAVLPLFPLREIVAFPYMIFPLFLKDDELTAFEDMLGHEQMVVLARTREEAVPGQTPQLCEIGTLCKVNQIYRLPEGGGKVVLEGVVRVRILDVADTLPHIQVRCEVVHEFFEKSVVSEALVQSLNALLKIALSYGRPLPDDVMKMIDLIDNPARLADLVALYVNLPLDEQQRLLETVDPLERLKKVYMHLTAEVQRLQVKGEVQAEVTRRVGKSQKEYLLREQMKQIQEELGEEDPRGTEMTELRSRIQNAGMPDEVRKIADKELKRLDRINPSSPEYTVARTYLDYLAGMPWGRSTADNHDINQAEAVLDEDHYDLKKVKERILEYLAVRTLRERMKGPILCFVGPPGVGKTSLGKSIARALGRKFIRMSLGGMRDEAEIRGHRRTYIGALPGRIIQEIFRCGSNNPVFMLDEVDKIGLDFRGDPASALLEVLDPEQNSTFTDHYLDVPFDLSNVMFITTANLLDPVPAALKDRMEVIRLSGYTDEEKEKIAVRYLIPKEVEENGLSATPPAFASAAIYKIIGDYTREAGVRNLQRSIASVCRKVAKEITQGKPLRETITPEVVEEFLGPRTFFNEVAAEQDRVGVVTGLAWTETGGDILFVEATRMKGKRDLILTGSLGDVMKESARTALSYVRATCADWGIDEGAFEDSDLHIHVPAGAIPKDGPSAGLTMVTAIVSLLSGRPARRDVAMTGEISLTGRALAIGGLKEKVLAARRAGVKTVVAPSRNRENLEDIPDDVKNELTFIFVDDVHEAVAAALQ; via the coding sequence ATGTCCGAGTCCGTGTCGATATCAGTCCCCGCCGTTCTTCCGCTCTTTCCCCTCCGGGAGATCGTCGCCTTTCCCTATATGATCTTCCCGCTGTTCCTCAAGGACGACGAACTGACCGCGTTCGAGGACATGCTCGGCCACGAGCAGATGGTGGTGCTCGCCCGGACCCGGGAAGAGGCGGTGCCCGGCCAGACGCCACAGCTCTGCGAGATCGGCACCCTCTGCAAGGTGAACCAGATCTACCGGCTTCCCGAGGGGGGCGGCAAGGTGGTCCTGGAGGGGGTCGTGCGGGTACGGATCCTGGACGTGGCGGATACGCTTCCCCACATCCAGGTCCGCTGTGAGGTGGTCCACGAGTTCTTCGAGAAGTCAGTGGTTTCCGAAGCTCTGGTCCAGAGTCTCAACGCACTCCTCAAGATCGCTCTTTCGTATGGTCGCCCCCTGCCGGACGACGTCATGAAGATGATCGACCTGATCGACAACCCGGCCCGGCTGGCGGACCTGGTGGCCCTCTACGTGAACCTCCCCCTGGACGAGCAGCAGCGGCTCCTGGAGACCGTGGACCCCCTTGAGCGGCTCAAGAAGGTGTACATGCACCTGACTGCCGAGGTGCAACGGCTCCAGGTGAAGGGCGAAGTGCAGGCCGAAGTGACCCGCCGGGTGGGGAAGAGCCAGAAGGAGTACCTGCTGCGGGAGCAGATGAAGCAGATCCAGGAGGAGCTTGGCGAGGAGGACCCGCGCGGCACCGAGATGACCGAGCTGCGGAGCCGGATCCAGAACGCCGGCATGCCCGACGAGGTCCGCAAGATCGCCGACAAGGAACTCAAGCGGCTGGACCGGATCAATCCTTCGTCCCCCGAATACACGGTGGCCCGCACCTATCTGGACTACCTGGCCGGCATGCCCTGGGGCAGGTCGACGGCGGACAACCATGACATCAACCAGGCCGAGGCGGTGCTGGACGAAGACCACTACGACCTGAAGAAGGTCAAGGAACGGATTCTCGAATACCTGGCCGTCCGGACCCTGCGCGAGAGGATGAAGGGGCCGATCCTCTGCTTCGTGGGCCCGCCGGGGGTGGGAAAGACGAGCCTCGGCAAGTCCATCGCCCGGGCCCTGGGGCGGAAGTTCATCCGGATGTCCCTGGGGGGGATGCGGGACGAGGCGGAAATCCGCGGCCACCGCCGCACCTACATCGGCGCGCTTCCGGGCCGGATCATTCAGGAGATCTTCCGCTGCGGCAGCAACAACCCGGTTTTCATGCTCGACGAGGTGGACAAGATCGGCCTCGATTTCCGAGGCGACCCGGCCAGCGCGCTCCTGGAGGTGCTCGACCCGGAACAGAACAGCACCTTCACCGACCACTATCTGGACGTGCCCTTCGATCTCTCCAACGTCATGTTCATCACCACGGCCAACCTGTTGGACCCGGTGCCGGCGGCCCTCAAGGACCGGATGGAGGTGATCCGGCTCTCGGGCTACACCGACGAGGAGAAGGAAAAGATCGCGGTCCGCTACCTCATCCCCAAGGAGGTTGAGGAAAACGGCCTCTCCGCCACCCCTCCCGCCTTTGCGTCTGCCGCTATTTACAAGATCATCGGCGACTACACCCGGGAGGCCGGGGTGCGCAACCTGCAGCGGAGCATCGCATCGGTCTGCCGCAAGGTGGCCAAGGAGATCACCCAGGGCAAGCCCCTGCGGGAGACCATCACCCCCGAGGTGGTGGAGGAGTTTCTGGGGCCCCGCACCTTCTTCAACGAGGTGGCGGCGGAACAGGATCGGGTCGGCGTGGTGACGGGGCTCGCCTGGACCGAGACCGGCGGGGACATTCTCTTCGTGGAGGCGACCCGCATGAAGGGGAAGCGGGATCTGATCCTGACCGGCAGCCTGGGGGACGTGATGAAGGAGTCGGCCCGGACCGCCCTTTCCTACGTGCGCGCCACCTGCGCGGACTGGGGGATCGACGAGGGGGCCTTCGAGGACAGCGATCTCCACATCCACGTGCCGGCCGGGGCTATTCCCAAGGACGGCCCGTCCGCCGGGCTCACCATGGTGACCGCCATCGTGTCGCTGCTGTCGGGACGGCCGGCCCGGCGCGACGTGGCCATGACCGGCGAGATCAGCCTCACCGGCCGGGCGCTGGCCATCGGCGGCCTTAAGGAGAAGGTCCTGGCGGCCCGGCGGGCCGGGGTCAAGACCGTGGTGGCGCCCTCGCGCAACCGGGAGAACCTTGAGGATATCCCCGACGACGTGAAGAACGAGCTTACCTTCATCTTTGTGGATGACGTGCATGAGGCGGTGGCTGCCGCGCTCCAGTGA
- a CDS encoding YceI family protein — MADATIDREELRTGLTERTLIVIDVLPKEYYGECHVAGACNACVYEVTFLEQVKAITADKDAAIVVYGSSGRSRDAVVAAEKLAAAGYRNVRAFTGGLHEWRAAGLPVDEAPGQTMPAPTLRDGTYRVDPAKSMLHWAGRNINGRHHGTIAVASGELTVSRGVPVRGRVTIDMTTIANADLTESALNRLLVAHLQSDDFFDTARHPTATFDLTGAEPLPDATPGTPNYRITGSLTIRGTSHPVACPALIAPRQDGGVTAQGCLDLDRTRWNVNYGSGKLFEKLGMHLVNDLISVELHVVGY; from the coding sequence ATGGCAGACGCCACCATCGACAGGGAAGAGCTGCGTACGGGGCTAACCGAGAGAACGCTGATCGTCATCGATGTGCTGCCCAAGGAGTACTACGGGGAGTGTCACGTGGCAGGCGCCTGTAATGCCTGCGTCTACGAGGTGACGTTCCTGGAGCAGGTGAAGGCCATAACCGCCGACAAGGACGCGGCCATCGTGGTTTACGGGTCGAGCGGCCGCTCCCGGGATGCGGTGGTGGCGGCGGAAAAGCTGGCGGCGGCAGGCTATCGCAACGTACGGGCCTTTACCGGCGGACTCCACGAATGGCGCGCCGCCGGCCTGCCGGTGGACGAAGCCCCCGGGCAGACCATGCCGGCGCCGACACTCCGGGACGGGACCTACCGGGTCGACCCGGCCAAAAGCATGCTCCACTGGGCAGGCCGTAATATCAACGGTCGACACCACGGCACCATCGCCGTGGCAAGCGGCGAACTGACGGTGTCCCGGGGAGTGCCCGTCCGGGGGCGGGTAACCATCGACATGACCACCATCGCCAACGCCGACCTGACCGAGAGCGCCCTCAACCGCCTGCTGGTCGCCCACCTGCAATCGGACGACTTCTTCGACACCGCCCGCCACCCCACCGCCACCTTTGACCTGACCGGGGCCGAGCCGCTGCCGGACGCCACCCCCGGCACCCCCAACTACCGGATCACGGGCTCTCTCACCATCAGGGGAACGAGCCACCCCGTCGCCTGTCCCGCCCTCATCGCACCCCGGCAGGACGGCGGCGTCACGGCCCAGGGATGCCTCGACCTGGACCGGACCCGCTGGAACGTCAACTACGGCTCGGGCAAACTCTTCGAAAAACTGGGGATGCACCTGGTCAACGACCTGATCAGCGTGGAACTCCACGTGGTAGGATACTGA
- a CDS encoding rhodanese-like domain-containing protein: MKTKGWGALAVLPLALALAGNVAAEEVKGKVKTVSVKAGQISLTVESKGVMLFRVTDGTTFANAASIREIHADDLLQVDYRVDGFDNVAKAVAKVVAKLPEGVTAMDTRELEALVAKGTEEGGYLLIDSRPAGKYNEAHIPTAVSIPFAELEKNPALLTASKDRLLVFYCGGVTUVLSPKSAGLAKKSGYEKVRVYLDGEPEWKKAELPLESSLAFVEKGNIVLIDLRSPEKVAAGHIPGAVGIPAADLAAAQAKFPAYRGAHLVFYSDSAEDLSQALELARDWNYKNATIFPGGIGAWQKAGKHLKTGAAAATVTYVKKLAPGEVGTEDFQAALKDGRTVVIDARAPGEFEKGHFKGAVNIPAEEAAKRLAEIPADRPVLVHCSTGTRAEMVYDLVKDKGYNLKYLKAGVEFAADGSYTISE, from the coding sequence ATGAAAACAAAGGGCTGGGGTGCGCTGGCAGTGCTCCCCCTGGCGCTCGCACTCGCCGGAAACGTGGCGGCGGAAGAGGTCAAGGGGAAGGTTAAAACCGTTTCGGTAAAGGCGGGGCAGATATCCCTCACAGTGGAGAGCAAAGGGGTGATGCTCTTCAGGGTGACCGACGGGACAACATTCGCCAATGCGGCATCGATCAGGGAGATTCACGCCGATGATCTCCTGCAGGTCGATTATCGGGTTGACGGCTTCGACAACGTGGCAAAGGCCGTTGCCAAGGTCGTCGCCAAGCTGCCGGAAGGCGTCACCGCGATGGACACCAGGGAACTGGAGGCCCTGGTGGCCAAGGGAACGGAGGAGGGGGGATATCTGCTGATCGACTCCCGTCCCGCCGGAAAGTACAATGAGGCCCATATCCCGACGGCCGTATCGATTCCCTTTGCCGAGCTCGAAAAGAACCCCGCGCTTCTGACGGCGTCGAAAGACCGGCTTCTGGTGTTCTACTGCGGTGGCGTCACCTGAGTACTCAGTCCCAAATCCGCCGGTCTGGCGAAAAAATCGGGATACGAGAAGGTCCGCGTCTATCTGGACGGCGAACCGGAGTGGAAAAAGGCCGAACTGCCCCTGGAGTCGAGCCTGGCATTTGTTGAAAAGGGGAATATCGTTCTCATTGACCTGCGGTCCCCCGAGAAGGTGGCCGCGGGCCACATCCCCGGCGCCGTCGGCATCCCCGCCGCGGACCTCGCCGCCGCGCAGGCAAAATTTCCCGCCTACAGGGGAGCCCACCTGGTCTTCTATTCGGACAGTGCCGAGGACCTCAGCCAGGCCCTTGAACTGGCACGGGACTGGAATTACAAGAACGCTACCATTTTCCCGGGCGGGATCGGTGCCTGGCAGAAGGCCGGCAAGCACCTGAAGACCGGTGCCGCGGCCGCAACTGTCACATATGTGAAAAAGCTTGCCCCGGGCGAGGTCGGCACAGAGGACTTTCAGGCGGCGCTAAAGGACGGCAGGACGGTCGTCATCGACGCCCGTGCCCCCGGCGAGTTCGAAAAGGGACATTTCAAGGGAGCGGTCAATATCCCGGCGGAGGAGGCAGCGAAGCGGCTGGCCGAGATTCCCGCCGACCGGCCCGTACTCGTCCATTGCTCTACCGGCACCCGGGCAGAGATGGTCTACGACCTGGTGAAGGACAAAGGGTACAATCTCAAATACCTAAAGGCCGGCGTGGAGTTTGCCGCCGACGGAAGCTACACCATCAGCGAGTAG
- a CDS encoding MlaE family ABC transporter permease yields the protein MPLTSIEHTVKSFLAEFQAFCVLSLRAVVRIFRRPGYYREFVIQFDKMGVGSLFIICLTGLFTGMVMALQALIQLKPFAATSYVGGMVAVTMVKELGPVLSSLMVAGRVGSSITAELGTMVVTEQVDAMRVEGTDIVSRLVTSRLKALMLAMPMLALVTDAVALLGGYIIAAGYDINLLMYWKSLPQFMVFQDLIEGVMKPFVFGTLIALIGCYVGLSTSGGAEGVGTSAKRAVVLSSVMVLVADFFMTKIFIVFR from the coding sequence ATGCCATTGACCTCCATTGAACACACCGTCAAAAGCTTCCTCGCCGAATTCCAGGCGTTCTGCGTCCTGTCGCTCAGGGCCGTGGTGCGCATCTTCCGCCGCCCCGGCTACTACCGGGAATTCGTCATCCAGTTCGACAAGATGGGCGTCGGCTCCCTCTTCATCATCTGCCTCACGGGACTGTTCACCGGCATGGTCATGGCGCTCCAGGCCCTGATCCAGCTCAAGCCCTTCGCCGCCACCAGCTACGTGGGGGGGATGGTGGCGGTAACCATGGTAAAGGAGCTGGGGCCGGTCCTCTCGTCCCTCATGGTCGCGGGCCGGGTCGGCTCGTCCATCACCGCCGAGCTGGGCACCATGGTGGTGACCGAGCAGGTGGACGCCATGCGGGTGGAGGGGACCGACATCGTCAGCCGGCTGGTCACCTCCCGCCTCAAGGCACTGATGCTGGCCATGCCCATGCTCGCCCTGGTCACCGACGCGGTGGCCCTGCTGGGCGGGTACATCATTGCGGCGGGGTATGACATCAACCTCCTCATGTACTGGAAGTCACTGCCCCAGTTCATGGTGTTCCAGGACCTCATCGAGGGGGTGATGAAACCCTTTGTCTTCGGTACGCTCATCGCGCTCATCGGCTGTTACGTGGGGCTTTCCACCAGCGGCGGCGCCGAGGGGGTGGGGACGTCGGCCAAGCGGGCAGTGGTTCTCTCATCGGTCATGGTGTTGGTGGCCGATTTTTTCATGACCAAGATATTTATTGTGTTCCGGTGA
- a CDS encoding MlaD family protein produces MKRSDTISWSQVRGGLFVLAALAFFAGGVLIMGDKTKFFVPKGRLSVIMTDVAGLKVGAPVWLAGVDVGIVTDIRFERPEQSNEVEAVLEVDEEALKKIGRDSVITVKTRGLLGEKYVDITPTRQIIATPVTRLQGTSLPKLDDVVQKAGEAFERVNAVVAKTERGEGTLGRFASDPKLYDNLVRLTVELNTIAGSVNRGEGTLGMLNRSREPYDRLMKILSRADDTLAEIQSSEGTLSKLIRDRELYDKLVAVADKAGGAADEVRELNRKLVAKEGTLGLLLADRGFYDKGMSLIDRADRSLSSLEEITTRLQRGEGTAGKLLSDKELYDKLNRMVDDLDLLVRDIKENPKRYVKFSLF; encoded by the coding sequence ATGAAACGAAGCGACACCATATCGTGGTCCCAGGTGCGGGGCGGGCTTTTCGTCCTGGCGGCCCTGGCCTTTTTTGCCGGCGGGGTCCTGATCATGGGGGACAAGACCAAGTTCTTCGTGCCCAAGGGGAGGCTGTCGGTGATCATGACCGACGTGGCCGGACTCAAGGTGGGTGCTCCGGTCTGGCTGGCCGGGGTCGATGTGGGCATCGTCACCGACATCCGTTTCGAGCGCCCCGAGCAGAGCAATGAGGTGGAGGCGGTGCTTGAGGTGGACGAGGAGGCCCTGAAGAAGATCGGCCGCGACTCGGTCATCACCGTCAAGACCCGCGGACTCCTGGGGGAAAAGTACGTTGACATCACCCCCACCCGCCAGATCATCGCCACACCCGTGACGCGGCTCCAGGGCACCAGCCTCCCCAAGCTCGACGACGTGGTCCAGAAGGCGGGCGAGGCCTTTGAGCGGGTCAACGCCGTGGTGGCCAAGACCGAGCGGGGCGAGGGGACCCTGGGACGTTTCGCCAGCGATCCCAAGCTCTACGACAACCTGGTGCGGCTCACGGTGGAACTGAACACCATCGCCGGATCAGTGAACCGGGGCGAGGGTACCCTCGGCATGCTCAACCGGAGCCGTGAGCCCTATGACCGGCTCATGAAGATCCTGTCCCGCGCCGACGACACCCTGGCGGAGATCCAGTCGTCGGAAGGGACCCTGAGCAAGCTCATTCGCGACCGTGAGCTCTACGACAAGCTGGTGGCGGTGGCCGACAAGGCCGGCGGTGCCGCGGACGAGGTGCGGGAGCTGAACCGCAAGCTGGTGGCCAAGGAGGGAACCCTGGGGCTCCTCCTGGCCGACCGGGGCTTCTACGACAAGGGGATGAGCCTCATCGACCGGGCCGACCGCTCCCTTTCCTCCCTGGAAGAGATCACCACGCGCCTCCAGCGGGGCGAGGGGACCGCCGGCAAGCTCCTGTCGGACAAGGAGCTCTACGACAAGCTCAACCGGATGGTGGACGACCTGGACCTGCTCGTCAGGGACATCAAGGAAAACCCCAAGCGGTACGTGAAGTTTTCGCTGTTCTGA
- a CDS encoding M16 family metallopeptidase, translating into MTITQRFALFLAFLVLVPLAALGAEAPKTAKADPRTMTFPQPAFEVPRTERAVLKNGMVVHMLPDRELPVVSLTAYVNVGSIYEPADKAGLAGLTGAVMRSGGTRDMAPEALDAELEFMASSVEGGIGSDAGNVSLASLSRNLPRTLELFARVMMNPAFREDRVTLAKNRTIEAIRRQNDDSKGIADRELQKALYPGHPLGRFPTVATVQSITRDDLAAFHDRYFRPGNVVIAAAGDFDPKELVKLLEKAFAGWKEEKVDFPPVAEPSREMKPAVLLARKEVNQSAIRMGHLGIDKNNPDLYAIRVMDYILGGGFTSRLTTEIRSNQGLAYNVGASFDVGRRFVGTFEAETETKSGSTAKAIGLMRDIIDGMRKEPVTDQELNLAKEAIINSFIFGFARPDFIANQRARLEFYGYPDGYLENYRANIARVTKEDVLRAARTYLHPDRLIILVVGEDKTFDKPLSTFGTVQEIKLENGK; encoded by the coding sequence ATGACCATTACGCAACGTTTCGCCCTGTTCTTAGCATTTCTGGTACTCGTACCCCTTGCCGCCCTGGGCGCCGAGGCGCCCAAAACAGCAAAGGCCGACCCCCGCACCATGACCTTCCCGCAGCCGGCCTTCGAGGTCCCCCGGACCGAGCGGGCGGTGCTGAAAAACGGCATGGTCGTCCACATGCTCCCGGACCGGGAGCTGCCCGTGGTGAGCCTCACGGCCTACGTGAACGTGGGGAGCATCTATGAGCCGGCCGACAAGGCGGGCCTTGCCGGGCTCACCGGTGCGGTCATGCGGAGCGGCGGCACCAGGGATATGGCCCCCGAGGCCCTGGACGCGGAGCTTGAGTTCATGGCCTCCTCGGTGGAGGGGGGTATCGGCAGCGATGCGGGGAATGTCTCCCTGGCGTCCCTGTCCCGCAACCTTCCCCGGACCCTGGAACTGTTCGCCCGGGTGATGATGAACCCGGCCTTCCGGGAAGACCGGGTTACCCTGGCAAAGAACCGGACCATCGAGGCCATCCGCCGCCAGAATGACGATTCCAAGGGAATCGCCGACCGTGAACTCCAGAAGGCCCTCTATCCCGGCCACCCCCTGGGGCGCTTCCCTACGGTGGCCACGGTCCAGTCCATCACCCGCGACGATCTGGCGGCGTTTCACGACCGCTATTTCCGCCCCGGTAATGTTGTCATCGCCGCTGCCGGCGACTTTGACCCCAAGGAACTGGTGAAGCTCCTGGAAAAGGCCTTTGCAGGCTGGAAGGAAGAGAAGGTCGATTTCCCGCCCGTGGCCGAACCGTCCCGGGAGATGAAGCCCGCCGTGCTCCTGGCGCGCAAGGAGGTGAACCAGTCGGCCATCCGCATGGGGCACCTGGGGATCGACAAGAACAACCCGGATCTCTACGCCATCAGGGTCATGGACTACATCCTGGGGGGCGGCTTCACCTCGCGCCTCACCACCGAGATCCGCTCCAACCAGGGGCTGGCCTACAACGTGGGTGCGTCCTTCGACGTGGGGCGCCGCTTCGTGGGCACCTTCGAGGCCGAGACCGAGACCAAGAGCGGATCCACTGCCAAGGCCATCGGCCTCATGCGGGACATCATCGACGGCATGCGCAAGGAACCGGTGACCGACCAGGAGCTGAACCTGGCCAAGGAGGCGATCATCAACTCCTTCATCTTCGGTTTCGCCCGTCCCGACTTCATAGCCAACCAGCGGGCCCGGCTCGAATTCTACGGCTATCCCGACGGCTATCTGGAAAACTACCGGGCCAATATCGCCCGGGTCACCAAGGAGGATGTCCTCCGCGCGGCGCGGACCTACCTGCACCCTGATCGACTGATCATTCTCGTGGTTGGTGAAGACAAGACATTCGACAAACCCCTCTCCACCTTCGGCACGGTTCAGGAGATCAAGCTGGAGAACGGGAAGTAA
- a CDS encoding ABC transporter ATP-binding protein encodes MSGGEQGIRMDKVSYSVGGRTILTEFDLFLAPGVNRTILGRSGAGKTTILRLMLGLIRPQAGTISIDGIPIGSLSESELIRLRKQIAIVFQGGALFDSLTVGENVGYRLLEEGRLGEGEIERIVLEKLSFVGLEHSIDLYPAELSGGMKKRVAIARALAAEPRYIFFDEPTTGLDPVGVYNIQHLMLRLQGEGKTTLMVTHDLETAFAVSERFSFLHEARLLFEGTEEEMRRCAVPDIREFLTPSEASLFRNSD; translated from the coding sequence GTGAGCGGCGGCGAACAGGGCATCAGGATGGACAAGGTTTCCTACTCCGTGGGCGGGCGGACGATCCTCACGGAGTTCGACCTGTTTCTCGCGCCGGGCGTGAACCGCACCATCCTGGGACGGAGCGGGGCCGGCAAGACCACCATCCTGCGGCTCATGCTGGGACTGATCCGCCCCCAGGCCGGGACCATCTCCATCGACGGCATCCCCATCGGGAGCCTGAGCGAGAGCGAGCTGATCCGGCTCCGGAAGCAGATCGCCATCGTCTTTCAGGGGGGGGCGCTCTTCGATTCTCTCACGGTGGGAGAAAACGTGGGCTACCGGCTGCTGGAGGAGGGGCGCCTCGGCGAGGGGGAGATTGAGCGGATCGTGCTTGAGAAGCTCTCCTTCGTGGGGCTCGAGCACTCCATCGACCTCTATCCGGCAGAGCTCTCCGGCGGCATGAAAAAGCGGGTGGCCATCGCCCGGGCCCTGGCCGCCGAGCCGCGCTACATCTTTTTCGACGAGCCCACCACCGGCCTCGACCCGGTGGGGGTCTACAACATCCAGCACCTGATGCTCCGCCTGCAGGGGGAGGGAAAAACCACCCTGATGGTCACCCATGACCTGGAAACCGCTTTCGCCGTGTCCGAGCGATTTTCGTTCCTCCACGAAGCGCGGCTCCTCTTCGAGGGGACCGAGGAGGAGATGCGCCGGTGCGCCGTACCCGATATCCGCGAGTTCCTGACGCCGTCGGAGGCGTCGCTCTTCAGGAACAGCGACTAG
- a CDS encoding RCKP-type rubredoxin-like domain-containing protein has translation MATWKCGTCGFTKEGRCKPQKCPQCQEKGNFEKQE, from the coding sequence ATGGCAACCTGGAAGTGCGGAACCTGCGGCTTCACCAAAGAGGGGCGCTGCAAGCCCCAGAAGTGTCCCCAGTGTCAGGAAAAGGGGAATTTCGAGAAGCAGGAGTGA
- a CDS encoding M16 family metallopeptidase, protein MKRSAMCIAVQILLALVVILPALGAGLEERVREHTLKNGMKLLMVERHTSPTVAAWIRFRVGSVDERSDERGIAHLLEHMLFKGTKTLGTKDYAAEKPLLDKIEETAQALIAEKAKGARADAGRVDELGKKLNALEADAGKYVIKEEFAEIYARNGGAGYNAMTGKDGTTYLINMPSNKLELWAAIEGDRMQNAVLREFYTERDVVMEERRRSYDTEPGSKLWETFVAVTYNAHPYGQPIIGWMSDLENLTRTKAEEFFRRYYKPNNAIVALVGDIDPDKTIALVEKYFGDIPPGTLVGPVAVVEPAQQGERRVEILADAEPELLVGFHKPTLPNPDDYVFDVIDMILADGRTSRLYKKLVVEKQLAAEVSTFSAPGSRYPNLFVLAATPRAPHTAKEVEDAIYEELERLKKEPMTERELAQILNRLEYEESRQMISNGGLARNLTEYEAVTGSWRYLIEHRKEVAKVTPDDVIRVARKYFVRENRTVGVITKKEDVK, encoded by the coding sequence ATGAAAAGATCGGCTATGTGCATCGCAGTGCAAATACTGCTGGCGTTGGTTGTCATCCTCCCGGCCCTCGGCGCGGGCCTTGAGGAGCGGGTGCGGGAGCATACCCTGAAAAACGGGATGAAGCTCCTCATGGTTGAGCGCCATACTTCCCCCACGGTGGCGGCGTGGATCCGGTTCCGGGTGGGGAGCGTGGACGAGCGCAGCGACGAGCGGGGAATCGCCCACCTGCTGGAACACATGCTGTTCAAGGGGACCAAGACCCTCGGCACGAAGGATTATGCCGCCGAAAAGCCGCTCCTGGACAAGATCGAGGAAACGGCCCAGGCCCTGATCGCCGAGAAGGCCAAGGGCGCCCGGGCCGACGCCGGCCGGGTGGATGAACTCGGCAAGAAGCTCAATGCCCTGGAGGCCGATGCCGGGAAGTACGTGATCAAGGAGGAGTTCGCCGAGATCTACGCCCGCAACGGCGGGGCCGGCTACAACGCCATGACCGGCAAGGACGGCACCACCTACCTCATCAACATGCCTTCCAACAAGCTGGAGCTCTGGGCCGCCATCGAGGGGGACCGGATGCAGAACGCGGTGCTGCGCGAGTTCTACACCGAGCGCGACGTGGTCATGGAGGAGCGGCGCCGCTCCTACGACACGGAGCCGGGGTCCAAGCTCTGGGAGACTTTCGTGGCCGTCACCTACAATGCCCACCCCTACGGTCAGCCGATCATCGGCTGGATGTCCGATCTGGAGAACCTGACCAGGACCAAGGCCGAGGAGTTCTTCCGCCGCTACTACAAGCCCAACAACGCCATCGTTGCCCTGGTGGGGGACATCGACCCGGACAAGACCATCGCCCTGGTTGAGAAGTACTTCGGCGATATCCCGCCCGGGACCCTGGTGGGACCGGTGGCCGTGGTGGAGCCCGCCCAGCAGGGCGAGCGTCGGGTGGAGATCCTGGCCGACGCGGAGCCGGAACTGCTTGTCGGCTTCCACAAGCCCACCCTGCCCAATCCCGACGACTACGTCTTCGACGTGATCGACATGATCCTGGCCGACGGCCGCACCTCGCGCCTCTACAAGAAGCTGGTGGTGGAGAAGCAGCTGGCCGCCGAGGTCTCAACCTTTTCTGCCCCGGGAAGCCGCTATCCCAACCTCTTCGTGCTGGCCGCCACCCCCCGCGCGCCCCACACGGCGAAGGAGGTGGAGGATGCCATCTACGAGGAGCTGGAGCGGCTCAAGAAGGAGCCCATGACCGAGCGGGAGCTGGCGCAGATCCTCAATCGCCTGGAATACGAGGAAAGCCGGCAGATGATCTCCAACGGCGGGCTCGCCCGCAACCTGACCGAGTATGAAGCGGTCACCGGCTCATGGCGGTACTTGATCGAGCACCGCAAAGAGGTGGCCAAGGTGACCCCCGACGACGTGATCCGGGTGGCCCGGAAGTATTTCGTCCGCGAGAACCGGACCGTGGGGGTCATCACGAAGAAAGAAGACGTAAAGTAG